In Dryocola sp. LX212, the genomic stretch GGGAGCGTTTCTTGATCGCCGCTGTAACGCACAGCTTCACGGATCAGGACTGTCCAGGCATCTTCACCAGGTGAGGGGAGCTGCTTAGTCTGTGCGGTGGCATGGATCCACTGACGCCATAAAAGGATTTCTTCCGCAGAGTTAACCTGCAGGTTCTCTTCAAATTCGCTGTAAATTGCCTGCTCAGCCAGCTCTGGCTCCATATCCTGAAAATCAGCCAGAGATTCGCGCTCGCCTACGAGAATCAGCTTAAGTTCCAGAGGCAAAGAAGGAATGCTCACCGGCAGCGGACGCGTTTCATCGGGAGAAATCCAGTCAAAACGCTTCTGCGTCACCATTTGCTTCAGGCGTAACCAAAGCAGGGGCTGTGCCAGGACGCTACGTAAGGACAGCACCAGCACACCGCCATTTGCACGGTGGATAAGTCCTGGCGTGAGGCTAATTTCGCCGCTGAACTGGCGTACACAGCCAAACAGCTGCTCGGCTTCAATCCAGTCGGCAGCGACTACGTCGCCCGTGCCTGCAAAACTGTTTTCAACTGTCTGTGCTGGACACAGCGTGATGCGGCTACCTTCAATCACATAGTGACCGCCGGTGAGCGTCTCAGCCGTCTGCCAGACTTCACGGGTCGCCGCGGCAATAAGGTTAAGGTACTCGGACTCTTCAGCAGCTTTTACCAGCATCAGATCAGCCGAGGCTACCGGTTGGCTCAGCTGTTGCAGGCCATAAAACAGGCGTGATTGGACAGCGGAGAAGGGAGCAGAGTCGGTGTCATAAGGCTGCGCAAACAGTTCCTGATAACTCTCGGTATCGGGAACAAGCGCACGCCATTCAAGTCGATTAGTCGTCAAAGTCGCTATTTATTAATTAGATGTAAAGGCGCGATTATACAAGAATAGGGAGGACAGCACACGGTTAATGCAGAGAACAAGTTTATACGGCTCACAGCTTTCATTTTTCAGGTGAGCGAAAGCGGAAAAAACTGTTATCCTGAAGTAAGTTACACGGTCACACTGAGATCGCGATGAAATATCAACAGTTAGAAAATCTCGAGAGCGGCTGGAAGTGGAAGTATCTGGTTAAGAAACACCGGGAGGGTGAACTCATCACCCGCTATATCGAAGCCAGTGCGGCACAAGAAGCCGTTGACGCGTTGCTCAGCCTGGAAAATGAACCTGTACAGGTACTGGGCTGGATTGAGCAGCACATGAATCCTGTGCTTCATAATCGCATGAAGCAGACGATTCGTGCCCGCCGTAAGCGTCACTTCAATGCGGAACACCAGCATACACGCAAGAAATCTATCGATCTGGAATATCTGGTCTGGCAGCGACTTGCGGGGCTTGCACATCGGCGCGGCTGTACGCTTTCAGAAACTATTGTGCAACTGATTGAAGATGCCGAGCGTAAAGAGAAGTACGCAAGCCAAATGTCGAATCTGAAACAGGATCTGCAGGCCTTACTCGGTAAAGAGTAGGGCTAAATTGCCCTCCCGGCCGCTTTTCCGTTGGTAGATTTCAGACAATAAAAAACCCCGCCAAGGCGGGGTTTTTTTAGAACGGTAACTTATGCCGCAGGCTGAGTTACAACGTCTTTGATACCTTTAACTTCGATCTCAACGCGACGATCTGGGGCCAGGCAATCAATCAGTTTAGATTTAGGCGCTACGTTATCACAGGTGTTGCCAGTAACTGGGTTAGATTCGCCCATACCACGTGGGGAGATCTTGTTAGCTGGGATACCTTTAGAGATCAGGTAATCAACAACAGACTGTGCACGTTTGTCAGACAGTTTCTGGTTGTACTGGTCGGAACCGATACGGTCGGTGAAGCCCAGAACGACAACAGAACCATCTTTCGGATCCAGGTTGCTCAGCTGGGTGTACAGCTGATCCAGTGCCTGTTGACCTTCCGGCTTCAGCGTTGCTTTGTTGAAGTTGAACAGAACGTCAGACTTCAGAGTGAAGTGCTTGGTCTGTACTTCTGGCGCTGGAGCTGGAGCTGGAGCTACAACTGGTGCGTTATCTTCCTGACCGAAACGGTAAGAAACACCTACGCTCAGCATACCGTTGTCTGGACGAGTCCCAACGGTTTGTGCATCACCAATGTTGTTAACCCACTGGTATTCCAGACGGGTAGCGATGTCACGAGTAACAGCCCACTCAACACCACCAGCGAATACTGGAGAAACACCAGTATCGTGGTCTTTCAGACGACCGCCAGCACCGTTGTTATATGCTGCTTTGGAGTCTGCACGCCAAACCATACCACCCAGACGAGTGTATACGTCCAGATCGTCCATTACTGGGTAGCTCAGTTTAGCAGTCAGCTGAACGCCTTGTGCTTTGAAAGCGCCGTTGTTTACGTCGCCTTTATATGGCATACGACCTAACCAGTCGTAACCCATTTCAAAACCAACGTATGGGTTAACCTGATAACCACCGAAGGCACCAGCACCCAGTTGGCTTTCGTGGGTAGGACCGTTGCCGATGCCGCCCTGGTAACCATTACCGTAGAAACCGGTGTCATGGAACTGAGACCAGCCCAGTTTACCACCAGCATACCAGGTGTTATCTTTTGGAGCGGCCTGCGCTACGGTAGCGAAGCCAGCCAGTGCCACTGCAATCGCGATAGCTGTCTTTTTCATTTTTTGCGCCTCATTATCATCCAAATAGGCCATGAGCCTTAAATCTTAAAGCCCAGGGTTTTAATCCTTCGCCCGGGTTCACGCTCAATTGTTACTCTACCGATCAATCGGTGTTATGAAGAGCAACCCTGGCGAGCTAAAGTCTACAACGTAGTTGAAAACTTACAAGTGTGAACTCGGTCAGGCATATGAAAAAAAACGACTTGCGTACACATTTGCTAACAAACATGACTGTAATGTGAACGCGAATTTTGGGCGGGAATCCCGCCAGAAGCGGCTTGCGAAGGGGATTCGCGAATAAACACAGCGTGTTATCCGAATGACATAAAAAGTCCCAAGATTTTTCTTAAATTTACTTAATGATACAAACTAGAATGAATTTTTAGCTCGCTTCGTGGTCTGTTTGCAGATCCACTGCTTCGCTTAGGCCGCATAATGAGCCCGATCGCGTTACCTTTTTCTGCTGCATCAGCAAGTCGAAAATGTTCTTCATCGGTAATTTCGTCCGATAACCAACCGATAACAACGCTGTAATTTCCAGTCTCTAATGCTTTTACCATAGCATCAACGGTGAAAAGTGCATCCAGCTGGCTCACCTGCATGACTTTTGCCAGCGGCAGCCCGGAAGCCTCAACCCACTGACGGCTTAATTTCTGTTTTGGCGTGAGCCAAAGCTGCCAGCGTGACTGTTGGCTGAGCTGCTGAAGAAGCGGTAACAGCAGAAGCTGCGTCATCCATGGCTGGTCCTCGCTGTAGACCACTTCACTAATCAATCCTCTGACCTCATGGTCTGCCTGAGAAGCGGCAGGGGAGAGCGCTTTGGCCGCGCGTTGAGCAAGTTCAGTTCGGTAGTTGAATGTGTGCATAGTGAGTCCCGCCTGGTGGATTACTGTATGCATATACAGTAATGCCTGTGCGGGTAAAGATCAATCAAAATTTCGGAAGACATCTCGCAAAATCTTCACGTACTTTGCTCATTTGTTAAATTGCTATTGCAGCCTGCTGCCAGGTTACTTATTTTCCTGTTACGGGAAGGGGTAACGAAGCCAGTAAAATTTAATTCATGATAATTAAGGACATATTCATGAGAGTGAAGTCATATGTGCGAATACATCAATCCAGAGAATGCCTCTCAGCGCTGGGGGAAATCGATTATCGCTCCCAGTTCGGTGGATACAGTCTGGCAGTAGAAGATGTGGTCTTTGCTATGGTCTCAGAGGGCGAACTGTACCTCCGGGCTTGTGAAGAGTGCGAAAGCTACTTCGTGAAAAAAGCCTCGCCTCCCCTCATCTTCAGTAAGCGTGGTCGTCCTATTGCCCTGAGCTACTACCGCGTTGATGAAGAGCTCTGGAAAGATTCCAAACAACTTTTGTACCTTTCCTCACATGCACTCAGAAGCGCACGCCGTGAACGTTCGGGTCGAAAGGTTCAGCTGCGTCTGAAAGATTTGCCTAACCTGACTGCCAATCTGGAAATCATGCTCTGGGAAGCAGGGATCAGGGACATCCACACCCTGTATGCTTACGGCGCGAGACGCAGCTGGATAAAGCTGCGCACCGTTAAAAAATGCGTTGGCCTTAAGATTCTGCTGGCGCTGGCAGGTGCGATATCCGGTACGCATGAAGCCGCTCTCCCGGCGAGGGTACGCCAGGAGCTGGCTGACTGGTACAAACAATATGAGCAGCGAAAACGCCGTTAAACAGCCTCCTGTAAAATGTGCTGCTGGAGGCAAGAAATTTCCGGCAGCAAGGCGACAAGCAGGCCAATCTGTTGCAGGACCAGAGGCTCCTTCGTCTCCGGAGAGGCGTCGATTTGCGCAATTCGTTCTGAAAGGCTGCTTAACGCCTGCTGTACACGCTCTTCGTCCGCAGGCAAATGATGAAGAGCGTCGTCCACATAGCAAACGGCATCGTCAAGCAGGAGCAGGATTTGTGCATTGCTGAGTTTCTCACGATGCGCACCCAGCGCTGAAATATAGCTGTTAAAGGTATGGTTCAGACACAGCAGGCGGAATGCCGTCTCCCGCATTTCTGGCGGTACACGGGGCTCTGAAGACATATTTGACACCACGGAGGCTAAATCCGCATCGCGATTATGTGCATCCCGGCGCGCGATGCGGTATTCGAGGCGGTTGTCCCTCCCCTGATGGTATTGCTCAAGGATGGCATCCAGGTATCGGCAATTCGCATTGAACGCTCGTTCCACTACCAGCGGCAGGCGGCGGAAACGCCAGTCGGGCCAGATAAAACTGACTGCGGCCCATGCGATACCACAGCCTAAAAGCGTATCAATAACGCGAGGCAACGCCACCTCGAAGCCTTCCCCTAGCAGATTAAAGCACAGCAGAACCAGAAGCGTAATGAACATCGTTGCATGCGCGTACTGAACATTACGGAAGGCAAAGAACAGTACGCCGGTAATCACGATAAGGATCAGCTGGCCTTCCAGCGAAGGAACAAAGAACAAGATCGGCAGACCGAGTGCTACGCCGATAAGCGTACCCACGATACGCAATGCCAGGCGTCGGCGCGTGGCGCTGTAGTTGGGCTGACACACAAAAAGGCTGGTCAGCAGTATCCAGTATCCATGCTGCAGGCCGGTAAACTGAATGAACGCATAGCCGACGCAAAGCACGGTAGACATGCGCACAGCATGGCGGAACAGGGCTGATTCAGGTGTCAGGTTTCGGGCCAGTCGCTGCCAGATATCTCCAAAGCCCGTCAGCCTGTCATCGGCTAGCCGGGTTTCCATTTCATTAATTGGGGCTGCCAGCGCCTGTTCAGATTCAATCGTCGCCAGCTGCGCATCGATGGCGCGCAGGTTATTCAACAGGAAACCGAGCGCCTTTCTTTCACTTCCCGTCGGGTCTGCTGCGTTGACGCGCTCGATAGCTGCCTCGAGATGAGTAAATGCGCGTTCAAAACTTGCGTCATGCTGGTAGGGCATACGCAGCAAAATCGAGCGCGAAAGCTGCTGACAGGCATGGGACTGCATGGTAAGCAGCCGCTGGAAGCGGAACATGATATCGCTGTAACGAAACTTATCCCGCAATGCCTGGTACTGAATATGTGAAGAGCTTGCGCGTTCGTGGATGTCCTGTGCGACGAAATAGTAATGTAGTGTACGCCGGGTGCCTCGTTGCCCCCGATCGCCCCGCAAACGTGTCAGCAGAGAGGCCTTGGTCTGATTAAGCGTGGTGACCAGCTGGCTGTTTGCCATCGCCAGTTTCAGCATCGGCGCCTGGCTTTCATCCTCTATATCAGGATCGAAAAGCGTGGCTTTAACATCCAGAAACTGGGCCAGATGATCGTAGCAGCGGGCCAGATTGTCCTGTAACGGGCGTATCGGAAAGATCAAATGCCCGGCAAGGGTGAGGAGGTTATACCAGACGGCACCGGTGAGCAGCAGCAGGGGTTGCTGATACCAATGGCCATATAAAGAGATGCCGAGCATGGTATAGATGGCAATCAGCAGTGCGCCAAAAGCGATAGTGGCGTAGCGCTGTCCCAGACCGCCAAGCAGAATAAAGCCGCTGGTGGAAATCATTAACCCAAGAGCAAACAGCCACGGCCATGGATAGAGAAGCTCTACAGATGCGGAGGCAATAAAAAAACTGACCAGGGTGATGACCAGATTACGCAGCCGGCCTGTAAGACGATCGTCCAGATCGGCTAAGGCTGCAGCAACCACCCCGAGCGTGAGCGGAATGGTTAGCTTCACCTCTCCGAGCCACCAGGGCAGGGCCGCCGTACCGGTTAGCGCAATAAATATGCGTAAGTTATACAGCCAGGCGCTGTTCCAGGTATAGCGGCGCAGTAAAGGACTAAGCATCAGAAGCCATTTCCCTCTGCATTACTGAAAGCGACGCTGGGCGTTAGCGGTGCGGGCGGCCTGTGCGACTTCGACAGGAACCACCCGGCGACCCACTGGCCACAGTGCGATGGCGGCAATCTTAAAATTGGCGATACCCACAGGGATACCGATGATGCTTATGCACTGAACAATGCCGGTCATGATGTGCATAATGCAAAGCCACCAGCCAAAGAAAATCAGCCACAGAATGTTCATCAGGGTGCCACCGGTATTCATTACCGCGCTTTTACCTTGCGGATTAAGCTCATCGACATGAACGGCTTCGTTACCATAGGGTACGAAAGAGAGTTTGGTGATCTCCCAGCAGGAGCGCGTCAGCGGAAGCGTGAAAATAAAAATAATGCTGGCGAGCGTGGCCACCAGCCAGGAAAGACTTGTCAAAAATCCACCCAGCACAAAGTTCAATACATTAAGGACGGTACGCATAAGCACTCTTCGTTAGTAAATGTCATACAATGAATAACCACAGCAATTGTAACGCGTTTTTACCCTGGAGCGTGATTCCTTCGGCGGGTAAACTGAGCGGCAACCATATTCAGGAGCAGACAAAGCGTCATGGAACTCAAAGCGACCGCCCTTGGCAAACATTTAGCACAGCATCCCTACAATCGCGTGAAGCTGCTCAGCGCGGGCGTTGAGGTAAAGGGCGATCGTCACGAATACCTTATCCCATTCAACCAGCTGGTGGCGATTAACATCAAGCGCGGTCTGGTCTGGGGGGAGCTCGAATTCGTGCTCCCGGACGATAAAGTCGTTCGCCTGCACGGCACCGAGTGGGGTGATACCCAACGCTTTTATCAGCATCTGCATGCGCTCTGGCAAAGCTGGAGCGCAGAAATGAGCGAAGTTGCCGCTCAGGTTCTCAACGAGCAGTACGACGAAATCTTGCGCCGGACACAGCAGGAAAAATGGTTTAAACGCAGCGACATGCAGGCCCTGCAGCAGAATGTCAGGTCGGCTTTCACCGCGTTGCCGCTTCCGAAGGCACGTCTTGAAGAGTTTGATAACTGCCGGGAAGCGTGGCTGAACTGCAAAGCCTGGCTCGAGCAGGGCGAAAAACGTCGCCATGAAAGGAATGCTGTCTACACCGACCGAATGCTTGAAAAATATGCCACTTTCTTTGAACGGGTGGAAAGTTCACCGCTGAACCCTTCCCAGGCGCGGGCGGTAGTCAACGGTGAGGACTCATTGCTGGTGCTTGCCGGAGCCGGGAGCGGTAAAACATCCGTGCTGGTCGCGCGAGCAGGCTGGCTACTGCAACGCGGCGAGGCAACGGAAGATCAAATTCTGCTGCTGGCGTTTGGGCGTCAGGCCGCAGAGGAAATGGATCAGCGCATCGCTGAGCGTCTGCATACCGACGCCATAACCGCCAGAACCTTCCACGCTCTGGCTCTGCATATTATCCAGCAGGGGAGCAAGAAAGCTCCACGCATCAGCGAGCTGGAATCTGATACCAGCGCACGCCACAGGCTCTTAATCGAAAACTGGCAGCAGCAATGCTGCGAGAAAAAAGCTCAGGCAAAAGGATGGCGCGAATGGCTAAGCGATGAACTGCAGTGGGATGTCCCTGAAGGCGAATTCTGGCGCGATGAACGTTTAGCAAAACGCCTTGCAAGCAGGCTGGATCGCTGGCTGGGGCTGATGCGCATGCACGGCGGCTCTCAGGCAGAGATGATCGCCGCCTGTCCGGAAGAAGTGCGCCACGTTTTTACCAGACGCGTTAAGCTCATGGCGCCTTTGCTGAAATGCTGGAAAGCCGCCCTAAAGGCTGAAGAGGCGGTGGACTTCTCAGGCCTTATTCACCAGGCGGTTAACGTGCTGGAGAAAGGGCGTTTCATCAGCCCGTGGAAGCATATTCTGGTGGATGAATTTCAGGATATTTCACCCCAGCGCGCGGCTCTGCTGGCGGCACTGCGCCGACAAAATTCCCATACTTCACTTTATGCCGTTGGAGACGACTGGCAGGCAATCTACCGTTTCAGCGGGGCCGAAATGGCGCTGACGACGGCCTTTGCACATTACTTTGGGGAAGGGGACCAGTGTGCGCTGGACACGACCTACCGCTTCAATCACCGCATCGGTGAAATAGCTAACAGCTTCATTCAGCAAAACCCGAATCAGCTGGCGAAGCCGCTTAATAGCTTATCGAAAGGCGATAAAAAATCGGTGATGTTGCTGGTGGAAGACCAGCTGGAGGCGCTGCTCGATAAGCTTAGCGGCTACGCGAAGCCCGAGCAGCGGATACTGGTACTGGCCCGCTATCATCATTTGCGTCCGCCAGCGCTGGAAAAGGCGGCAACGCGCTGGCCGAAGCTGCAGATCGATTTTATGACCATCCACGCCAGCAAGGGCCAGCAGGCTGATTATGTCATCGTACTGGGCCTACAGCAGGGCAAGGACGGTTTCCCCGCTCCGGCAAGGGAATCGGTGATGGAACAGGCCCTGCTTCCGCAGCCGGAAGCGTATCTGGACGCCGAGGAGCGGCGTCTGCTGTATGTGGCAATGACGCGGGCACGCCATCGTGTCTGGCTGATGTTTAACAAAAAAGAGCCGTCTGATTTTGTCGACATTCTCAAACGCCTCGGCGTGCCCGCGGCTGGCCGCCCTTAATTACCTCAGGCGTTCAGCCAGGTAGCGCTGATAATCAGGAATGAGGATTTCCACATCCTGACTGAAACCCGGTGACTGAATAATGAAGTCGGCGGTGGAGAGGTTGGTGGCGACAGGAATATTCCATACGGTCGCCAGCCGCAGCAGCGCCTTTACGTCCGGGTCATGGGGCACGGCATTCAGCGGATCCCAGAAGAAGATCAATATATCAATTTTCCCT encodes the following:
- the sulA gene encoding SOS-induced cell division inhibitor SulA — its product is MHTFNYRTELAQRAAKALSPAASQADHEVRGLISEVVYSEDQPWMTQLLLLPLLQQLSQQSRWQLWLTPKQKLSRQWVEASGLPLAKVMQVSQLDALFTVDAMVKALETGNYSVVIGWLSDEITDEEHFRLADAAEKGNAIGLIMRPKRSSGSANRPRSELKIHSSLYH
- the ompA gene encoding porin OmpA gives rise to the protein MKKTAIAIAVALAGFATVAQAAPKDNTWYAGGKLGWSQFHDTGFYGNGYQGGIGNGPTHESQLGAGAFGGYQVNPYVGFEMGYDWLGRMPYKGDVNNGAFKAQGVQLTAKLSYPVMDDLDVYTRLGGMVWRADSKAAYNNGAGGRLKDHDTGVSPVFAGGVEWAVTRDIATRLEYQWVNNIGDAQTVGTRPDNGMLSVGVSYRFGQEDNAPVVAPAPAPAPEVQTKHFTLKSDVLFNFNKATLKPEGQQALDQLYTQLSNLDPKDGSVVVLGFTDRIGSDQYNQKLSDKRAQSVVDYLISKGIPANKISPRGMGESNPVTGNTCDNVAPKSKLIDCLAPDRRVEIEVKGIKDVVTQPAA
- a CDS encoding YccF domain-containing protein: MRTVLNVLNFVLGGFLTSLSWLVATLASIIFIFTLPLTRSCWEITKLSFVPYGNEAVHVDELNPQGKSAVMNTGGTLMNILWLIFFGWWLCIMHIMTGIVQCISIIGIPVGIANFKIAAIALWPVGRRVVPVEVAQAARTANAQRRFQ
- the helD gene encoding DNA helicase IV, producing the protein MELKATALGKHLAQHPYNRVKLLSAGVEVKGDRHEYLIPFNQLVAINIKRGLVWGELEFVLPDDKVVRLHGTEWGDTQRFYQHLHALWQSWSAEMSEVAAQVLNEQYDEILRRTQQEKWFKRSDMQALQQNVRSAFTALPLPKARLEEFDNCREAWLNCKAWLEQGEKRRHERNAVYTDRMLEKYATFFERVESSPLNPSQARAVVNGEDSLLVLAGAGSGKTSVLVARAGWLLQRGEATEDQILLLAFGRQAAEEMDQRIAERLHTDAITARTFHALALHIIQQGSKKAPRISELESDTSARHRLLIENWQQQCCEKKAQAKGWREWLSDELQWDVPEGEFWRDERLAKRLASRLDRWLGLMRMHGGSQAEMIAACPEEVRHVFTRRVKLMAPLLKCWKAALKAEEAVDFSGLIHQAVNVLEKGRFISPWKHILVDEFQDISPQRAALLAALRRQNSHTSLYAVGDDWQAIYRFSGAEMALTTAFAHYFGEGDQCALDTTYRFNHRIGEIANSFIQQNPNQLAKPLNSLSKGDKKSVMLLVEDQLEALLDKLSGYAKPEQRILVLARYHHLRPPALEKAATRWPKLQIDFMTIHASKGQQADYVIVLGLQQGKDGFPAPARESVMEQALLPQPEAYLDAEERRLLYVAMTRARHRVWLMFNKKEPSDFVDILKRLGVPAAGRP
- the matP gene encoding macrodomain Ter protein MatP, which gives rise to MKYQQLENLESGWKWKYLVKKHREGELITRYIEASAAQEAVDALLSLENEPVQVLGWIEQHMNPVLHNRMKQTIRARRKRHFNAEHQHTRKKSIDLEYLVWQRLAGLAHRRGCTLSETIVQLIEDAERKEKYASQMSNLKQDLQALLGKE
- a CDS encoding TfoX/Sxy family DNA transformation protein, with the protein product MRVKSYVRIHQSRECLSALGEIDYRSQFGGYSLAVEDVVFAMVSEGELYLRACEECESYFVKKASPPLIFSKRGRPIALSYYRVDEELWKDSKQLLYLSSHALRSARRERSGRKVQLRLKDLPNLTANLEIMLWEAGIRDIHTLYAYGARRSWIKLRTVKKCVGLKILLALAGAISGTHEAALPARVRQELADWYKQYEQRKRR
- the yccS gene encoding YccS family putative transporter, whose translation is MLSPLLRRYTWNSAWLYNLRIFIALTGTAALPWWLGEVKLTIPLTLGVVAAALADLDDRLTGRLRNLVITLVSFFIASASVELLYPWPWLFALGLMISTSGFILLGGLGQRYATIAFGALLIAIYTMLGISLYGHWYQQPLLLLTGAVWYNLLTLAGHLIFPIRPLQDNLARCYDHLAQFLDVKATLFDPDIEDESQAPMLKLAMANSQLVTTLNQTKASLLTRLRGDRGQRGTRRTLHYYFVAQDIHERASSSHIQYQALRDKFRYSDIMFRFQRLLTMQSHACQQLSRSILLRMPYQHDASFERAFTHLEAAIERVNAADPTGSERKALGFLLNNLRAIDAQLATIESEQALAAPINEMETRLADDRLTGFGDIWQRLARNLTPESALFRHAVRMSTVLCVGYAFIQFTGLQHGYWILLTSLFVCQPNYSATRRRLALRIVGTLIGVALGLPILFFVPSLEGQLILIVITGVLFFAFRNVQYAHATMFITLLVLLCFNLLGEGFEVALPRVIDTLLGCGIAWAAVSFIWPDWRFRRLPLVVERAFNANCRYLDAILEQYHQGRDNRLEYRIARRDAHNRDADLASVVSNMSSEPRVPPEMRETAFRLLCLNHTFNSYISALGAHREKLSNAQILLLLDDAVCYVDDALHHLPADEERVQQALSSLSERIAQIDASPETKEPLVLQQIGLLVALLPEISCLQQHILQEAV